A stretch of Oryza brachyantha chromosome 4, ObraRS2, whole genome shotgun sequence DNA encodes these proteins:
- the LOC102704053 gene encoding acyl transferase 15-like: protein MRSVVSKCSPELVVPSAKPPAPAGEVINLSSFDKAIGSYPFTSFHVFRNGIVEPAMAIKTALSQALAYYYPLAGRATTGAGNGGQLGISCTGEGVAFVAATASCALGDVKLFDPPFAALLKDLAVEYPEEGCGEADPLLLMQVTEFACGGFVVGMTWNHGVADGKGIAQFLQAVGELARGLPRPSVLPVSCGDDSLPELPPMVAAMEKSMVRLEDKQFAYLDITIPASVIRRVKAEFAGDGGYSGEPCSVFEAVAAVLWRSRTRAVFSNPDAPAPLVFAANVHKHVGARYGYYGNCVTSQVVMATSGEVANGDVKDAVKLIRRAKEQIPDQSKGAGGVATNAAAAGMEEKQLAALSGYNAFFVASWRNIGFEAVDFGGGRPARVMCHVGPTAVPSCVACLPRDGDGASVLLLCVKAEHVGAFYAELESLR, encoded by the coding sequence ATGAGGAGCGTCGTGAGCAAGTGCTCGCCGGAGCTCGTCGTCCCGTCGGCcaagccgccggcgccggccggtgaAGTCATCAACCTATCCTCCTTCGACAAGGCGATTGGTTCCTACCCCTTCACGTCGTTCCACGTATTCAGAAATGGCATCGTTGAGCCGGCCATGGCGATCAAGACGGCACTTTCGCAAGCTCTGGCCTACTACTACCCCCTCGCCGGCCGAGCTACTACCGGAGCGGGCAACGGCGGCCAGCTCGGTATCTCGTGCACCGGCGAGGGCGTGGCGTTCGTTGCCGCGACGGCCAGCTGCGCTCTTGGTGACGTCAAGCTGTTCGACCCGCCGTTCGCGGCGTTGCTGAAGGATCTCGCCGTGGAGTACCCGGAGGAGGGCTGCGGCGAGGCCGACCCGCTGCTGCTCATGCAGGTGACGGAGTTCGCGTGCGGCGGGTTCGTCGTCGGGATGACGTGGAACCACGGCGTCGCCGATGGTAAGGGGATAGCTCAATTCCTGCAGGCCGTCGGCGAGCTCGCCCGCGGGCTGCCGCGCCCGTCTGTCTTGCCGGTCAGCTGCGGCGACGACTCTCTCCCGGAGCTGCCGCCGATGGTCGCCGCAATGGAGAAGTCGATGGTGAGGCTGGAGGACAAGCAGTTCGCTTACCTTGACATCACCATCCCTGCCAGCGTGATCCGACGCGTCAAGGCGGAgttcgccggcgacggagggTACTCCGGCGAGCCGTGCAGCGTGTTCGAGGCTGTGGCCGCCGTCCTCTGGCGCAGCCGGACCCGCGCGGTCTTCTCCAACCCCGACGCACCCGCACCGCTCGTCTTCGCAGCCAACGTGCACAAGCACGTCGGCGCCAGGTACGGCTACTACGGCAACTGCGTCACCTCGCAGGTGGTCATGGCAACCAGCGGCGAGGTGGCGAACGGCGACGTCAAGGACGCCGTCAAGCTGATCCGGCGAGCCAAGGAGCAGATCCCGGATCAGTCcaagggcgccggcggcgtcgccacgaacgcggcggcggcaggcatGGAGGAGAAGCAGCTCGCGGCGCTGTCCGGGTACAACGCGTTCTTCGTGGCGAGCTGGCGGAACATCGGGTTCGAGGCGGTGGACTTCGGCGGCGGGAGACCGGCGCGGGTGATGTGCCACGTCGGGCCGACGGCCGTGCCGAGCTGCGTGGCGTGCCTgccgcgcgacggcgacggcgccagcGTGCTGCTACTGTGCGTCAAGGCGGAGCACGTCGGCGCGTTCTACGCGGAGCTGGAGAGTCTCAGGTGA